Proteins from a genomic interval of Amycolatopsis sp. cg13:
- a CDS encoding NAD(P)-dependent alcohol dehydrogenase: MRDTLGWQTDRAGLRRTVLQRRELRADDVAVRVDYCGVCHTDLHAVRAHTGDAPLVPGHEFTGVVTEIGHEVTRFAIGDQVAVGNIVDSCGACAMCEAGQENFCHDFPTLTYGGTDRRDGTTTLGAFSREYIVRDEFAYSLPAGLDPAAAAPLLCAGITVWEPLRALGVGPGTRVAVAGLGGLGHLAVKLAVALGADTTVVSRSADKADDARRLGGHDLIVSTDQHQMAAARDRFDVVIDTIAVPHDVAPYLKLVALDGTLSHVGYLGSVTVQATDLLAGRKNLSSAGSGGRPATAAMLEFCARHDITADIELLPSARVNEALERLERNDVRYRLVLDLSDLPQDHGQPTYPAG; the protein is encoded by the coding sequence ATGCGGGACACTCTGGGCTGGCAAACCGACCGTGCCGGGTTACGACGGACCGTGCTGCAACGTCGGGAACTGCGGGCCGACGACGTCGCGGTTCGCGTGGACTACTGCGGCGTCTGCCATACCGATCTGCACGCCGTCCGCGCCCACACCGGCGACGCGCCTTTGGTGCCCGGCCACGAGTTCACCGGCGTGGTCACCGAGATCGGGCACGAGGTCACGCGATTCGCCATCGGCGACCAGGTCGCGGTCGGCAACATCGTCGACTCCTGCGGCGCGTGCGCGATGTGCGAGGCAGGACAGGAAAACTTCTGTCACGACTTCCCCACCCTGACCTACGGCGGCACCGACCGCCGCGACGGAACCACCACGCTGGGCGCCTTCTCCCGCGAGTACATCGTCCGCGACGAGTTCGCCTACTCGCTCCCCGCCGGGCTCGACCCCGCGGCCGCCGCTCCCCTGCTGTGCGCGGGGATCACCGTCTGGGAACCGCTGCGAGCCCTCGGCGTCGGGCCTGGCACCCGGGTCGCCGTGGCCGGGCTCGGCGGGCTCGGGCACCTCGCGGTCAAACTCGCCGTCGCGCTCGGGGCCGACACCACGGTCGTCAGCCGCTCCGCCGACAAAGCCGACGACGCCCGTCGGCTGGGCGGTCACGATCTGATCGTCTCGACGGACCAACACCAGATGGCCGCGGCCCGGGACCGGTTCGACGTCGTCATCGACACCATCGCCGTCCCGCACGACGTCGCGCCCTACCTCAAGCTCGTCGCCCTCGACGGAACCCTCAGCCACGTCGGGTACCTCGGCTCGGTCACCGTGCAGGCCACCGATCTGTTGGCAGGACGCAAGAACCTCAGCTCCGCGGGCAGCGGCGGCCGTCCCGCGACCGCCGCCATGCTGGAATTCTGCGCCCGGCACGACATCACCGCCGACATCGAACTCCTCCCGTCCGCCCGCGTCAACGAAGCCCTCGAACGGTTGGAACGCAACGACGTCCGGTACCGGCTCGTGCTGGACCTGTCTGATCTGCCGCAGGACCACGGTCAGCCCACGTACCCCGCGGGCTGA
- a CDS encoding TetR family transcriptional regulator — protein MADKPLTSRGAATRQRILDVATQEFAEHGIAGARVERIVAAARTNKAQLYGYFGSKEGLFDAIFSASLERIMTIVPIDAADLAGWAVRLYDEYLRRPDLIRLATWERLERRPAGHLVDDSHRLDDAKLRAIADAQAAGLVRDGDPFDLMAMVIAMSMAWSPVSNVYAANDQEAAELHEQRRALLRESVERVVAPGS, from the coding sequence ATGGCCGACAAGCCCCTGACCTCGCGCGGAGCCGCCACCCGGCAGCGCATCCTGGACGTCGCGACCCAGGAGTTCGCCGAGCACGGGATCGCCGGAGCGCGCGTCGAGCGCATCGTGGCCGCCGCCCGCACCAACAAGGCGCAGCTCTACGGCTACTTCGGCAGCAAGGAAGGGCTGTTCGACGCCATTTTCTCCGCCTCGCTGGAGCGGATCATGACCATCGTGCCGATCGACGCCGCCGACCTCGCCGGCTGGGCCGTCCGCCTCTACGACGAGTACCTCCGCCGCCCCGACCTCATCCGGCTGGCCACCTGGGAACGCCTGGAGCGCCGCCCGGCCGGACATCTCGTCGACGACAGCCACCGCCTCGACGACGCCAAACTGCGCGCCATCGCCGACGCGCAAGCCGCGGGCCTCGTCCGGGACGGAGACCCGTTCGACCTGATGGCGATGGTGATCGCGATGTCGATGGCCTGGTCGCCGGTCAGCAACGTTTATGCCGCCAATGATCAGGAAGCTGCGGAATTGCACGAGCAGCGCCGGGCGTTGCTCCGCGAGAGCGTTGAGCGCGTCGTCGCACCGGGGTCGTGA
- a CDS encoding NADH:flavin oxidoreductase, with translation MTSTTPTPPDPLAPARLGPVQLRNRVVKAATYEGLSHHGRVTRDLVDFHVGYAKGGVGMTTVAYCAVAKEGRTDRHQIYWADEALPGLRVLTDAVHAEGAAISAQIGHGGPVANPKGNGLPALAPSRYFHKTTLSFAQEIDHAGIERVKRAHADAARRAIECGFDAIEVHLGHNYLISSFLSPKLNHRTDEYGGSLENRARLARDTMRAVRDAVGDRIAVIVKMNMDDGAPGGFWLDEAIPVTQWLEADGTCDALEMTAGSSLLNPMYLFKGDAPVREFAAVMPQPLKLGVQAVGKHFIREYPYRDAFLLEDARQIRAAVKLPMVLLGGITDRASMDLAMREGFQYVAMGRALLREPDLVNRIAAEPETPSLCIHCNKCMPTNFTGTRCVLVDRTTTRGADWGQPAGYVG, from the coding sequence GTGACTTCCACGACCCCCACCCCGCCCGATCCGCTTGCTCCCGCCAGGCTCGGGCCGGTGCAGTTGCGCAATCGCGTCGTCAAGGCGGCTACCTACGAGGGGCTCAGCCACCACGGCCGGGTCACCCGGGATTTGGTCGATTTCCACGTCGGCTACGCGAAGGGCGGCGTCGGGATGACGACGGTCGCTTATTGCGCGGTCGCCAAGGAAGGCCGCACCGACCGGCATCAGATTTACTGGGCCGACGAGGCCCTGCCGGGACTGCGCGTGCTCACCGACGCGGTGCACGCCGAGGGGGCGGCGATTTCGGCGCAGATCGGGCACGGCGGGCCGGTCGCGAATCCGAAGGGCAATGGGCTGCCCGCGCTCGCGCCGAGCCGGTATTTCCACAAGACGACGCTCAGTTTCGCTCAGGAAATCGACCACGCCGGCATCGAACGCGTCAAACGCGCCCACGCCGACGCGGCCCGGCGCGCCATCGAGTGCGGGTTCGACGCCATTGAAGTCCACTTAGGACACAACTATCTGATCAGTTCCTTCCTGAGCCCCAAACTCAACCACCGCACCGACGAATACGGTGGCTCGCTGGAGAACCGCGCCCGGCTCGCGCGTGACACGATGCGCGCGGTTCGTGACGCGGTCGGCGACCGGATCGCGGTGATCGTCAAAATGAACATGGACGACGGCGCGCCCGGCGGCTTTTGGCTCGACGAGGCGATCCCGGTGACGCAATGGCTCGAAGCCGACGGCACCTGCGACGCCCTCGAAATGACCGCCGGTTCATCGCTGCTCAACCCGATGTACCTCTTCAAGGGTGACGCGCCGGTCCGCGAGTTCGCGGCGGTGATGCCGCAGCCGTTGAAGTTGGGCGTGCAGGCGGTGGGGAAGCATTTCATCCGCGAATATCCTTATCGGGACGCGTTTCTGCTCGAGGACGCACGCCAGATCCGGGCCGCGGTGAAGCTGCCGATGGTGTTGCTCGGCGGGATCACCGACCGCGCGTCGATGGACCTGGCGATGCGGGAGGGATTCCAGTACGTCGCGATGGGCCGGGCTTTGCTGCGCGAGCCGGATTTGGTGAACCGGATCGCCGCTGAGCCGGAGACGCCGTCGTTGTGCATTCACTGCAACAAATGCATGCCGACCAACTTTACCGGCACGCGGTGTGTGCTGGTGGACCGGACGACGACTCGGGGTGCGGATTGGGGTCAGCCCGCGGGGTACGTGGGCTGA